From Caldicellulosiruptor hydrothermalis 108, a single genomic window includes:
- a CDS encoding helix-turn-helix domain-containing protein, which translates to MAKKNKIARTLGLKIKKLREEKGWTINQLALYAGVNPTSIMRAERGESELSLGNLLRIAKALKVDLNTLVEESMGQIKLGDEELVPEEKDKTPDIYEIIKKAENLNFKGIPVNEPDVKQAIVEAITFAIRLKAKEKRQENKEIEE; encoded by the coding sequence ATGGCAAAAAAGAATAAAATTGCAAGAACCTTGGGGCTAAAAATAAAAAAACTTAGGGAAGAAAAAGGATGGACAATAAATCAGCTAGCTCTCTATGCAGGTGTAAATCCCACTTCGATTATGAGAGCAGAAAGAGGAGAAAGCGAACTTTCACTTGGAAATCTTCTGAGAATAGCAAAAGCGTTGAAAGTTGATCTGAACACACTTGTAGAAGAAAGTATGGGACAAATAAAGCTTGGTGACGAAGAACTTGTCCCAGAGGAAAAAGATAAAACACCGGACATTTATGAAATTATCAAGAAAGCAGAAAATTTAAATTTTAAGGGAATACCTGTCAACGAACCTGATGTAAAACAGGCAATTGTAGAAGCTATAACATTTGCTATTAGACTGAAAGCTAAAGAAAAAAGACAGGAAAATAAGGAGATAGAGGAGTGA
- a CDS encoding ImmA/IrrE family metallo-endopeptidase: protein MNYKQLLKKVISFIEFVDTEYGTRDPEKIAAMENIFRLVWKLPRCIQGFSFIHDGDKYIVINEKLSEKGRQFALLHELYHLLNSHTNEYNRLLFMTNAFVKTTKTEIEADYFAFICMNYEDFENINPLTIEHEVAIFKRRYLKI from the coding sequence ATGAATTACAAACAATTATTAAAAAAAGTAATTTCTTTTATTGAATTTGTTGACACCGAGTACGGTACTCGTGACCCGGAAAAAATTGCAGCAATGGAAAATATATTTCGTCTTGTATGGAAGTTACCCCGTTGTATTCAGGGTTTTTCCTTTATACATGATGGTGATAAGTACATCGTAATAAATGAAAAGCTTTCTGAAAAAGGAAGACAGTTTGCTTTATTACATGAATTATATCACCTGCTCAATTCCCATACAAACGAGTATAATCGTCTCTTATTTATGACAAACGCATTTGTGAAAACCACAAAAACAGAGATTGAAGCTGACTATTTTGCTTTTATCTGCATGAATTATGAAGATTTTGAAAACATTAATCCACTTACAATAGAACATGAAGTTGCTATCTTTAAGAGGAGGTACCTGAAAATATGA
- a CDS encoding tyrosine-type recombinase/integrase, producing MRGHIAKKGKKYYIVVDIGVVDGKRKQKWLGGFETKAEAEEALPRILNIIYQNKNKLLEQKTFGELLDLWLNTVAKNRVSLSTFQSYSSSIALHIKPFLGEYELGKLTPMDLQKYYQHVMTEKGLSSTLALYHHRIIHQALDYAVKMDMLEKNPADYVDPPKKRNYQPSIWDEETIKKALEIFKGTNIRIPVLLAIYTGMRIGEIAALKWEDINLEQGYITVNKTFMKINGQTYIKEKAENKNSYRIVAISNQVVSELKEWKAKQEKLKEELKELYHDEGFVCTFEDGRVQDPKYITKVFQKTIEKHKLPKIRFHDLRHTHASILLKHGVDPKHISDRLGHSTITTTLNIYSHVFDEKRKKVAETFEDILKNQ from the coding sequence ATGAGAGGACATATTGCAAAAAAGGGAAAGAAATATTACATTGTTGTTGACATAGGTGTAGTTGATGGAAAGCGCAAACAAAAGTGGCTGGGTGGTTTTGAGACAAAAGCCGAAGCAGAAGAAGCATTACCAAGGATTCTAAACATTATCTACCAGAATAAAAACAAACTACTGGAGCAGAAGACTTTTGGTGAACTTTTAGACTTATGGCTCAACACAGTAGCAAAAAACAGGGTTTCTCTTAGTACCTTTCAATCGTATTCAAGTTCAATTGCACTGCACATAAAACCTTTCCTTGGTGAGTATGAACTGGGCAAACTCACACCTATGGATTTGCAAAAATATTACCAGCATGTCATGACCGAAAAAGGGCTTTCTTCGACTCTTGCTCTTTATCATCATCGAATAATACATCAAGCGTTAGACTATGCAGTCAAAATGGATATGTTAGAAAAGAACCCTGCTGATTATGTAGACCCACCGAAGAAGCGAAATTACCAACCGTCGATCTGGGACGAAGAAACTATAAAAAAGGCTCTGGAAATTTTCAAAGGCACCAACATCAGAATTCCTGTGCTGCTGGCAATTTATACAGGGATGAGGATTGGGGAAATAGCTGCACTTAAATGGGAGGACATAAATTTAGAACAGGGATACATAACAGTCAACAAAACATTTATGAAAATCAACGGTCAGACTTATATCAAGGAGAAAGCAGAAAACAAGAACAGTTATAGAATTGTAGCAATTTCCAATCAGGTTGTATCAGAACTAAAAGAGTGGAAAGCAAAGCAGGAAAAGTTGAAAGAAGAATTAAAGGAACTTTATCATGATGAAGGTTTTGTATGTACGTTTGAAGATGGCAGAGTTCAGGACCCGAAGTATATCACCAAAGTGTTCCAGAAGACAATAGAAAAGCATAAACTGCCAAAGATACGATTTCATGACCTCAGACACACCCATGCTTCAATTCTATTAAAACACGGTGTTGACCCTAAGCATATCAGTGACAGGCTGGGACACAGTACCATAACCACCACGCTTAATATTTACAGTCATGTGTTTGATGAAAAGAGAAAGAAAGTGGCAGAAACTTTTGAGGACATTCTGAAGAACCAATAG
- the bioB gene encoding biotin synthase BioB: MLNFLQSVQFVKEVEKKIIEYEKDIDFNEAIMLYEIAKHDADLVKNLANTIKQHYFENTIELCSIYPAKVGLCSEDCKFCSQSIHHSCSIEIKDLATLDEVTEYLENVISFPVKRFSLVTSGEKLNDSEFEKILDIYSYISKNYNILLCASLGFLTQERAKKLLKAGVVKYHNNLETSSKYFKNICSTHTQQQKKEALKIAKEAGLQICSGGIISMGEDMIERIKLAFELRELDVDSVPINILNPIKGTPFEDMKIMDQNEIFITLALFRIILPKKTILLAGGKENALGDMEIMAYECGINGCMVGNYLTTKGMGIREKIEMLESLDLKFQTNMHK; this comes from the coding sequence TTGCTGAATTTTCTTCAATCAGTTCAATTTGTCAAAGAAGTTGAAAAAAAGATAATTGAATATGAGAAAGACATTGACTTCAATGAGGCAATCATGCTTTATGAAATCGCAAAACATGATGCAGATTTAGTAAAAAACCTTGCTAATACAATAAAACAACATTATTTTGAAAATACTATTGAGCTTTGTTCCATTTATCCTGCAAAGGTAGGACTTTGCAGCGAAGACTGCAAGTTCTGCTCCCAGTCTATCCACCACAGTTGTTCAATTGAGATAAAAGATCTTGCTACGCTTGATGAGGTAACAGAGTATCTTGAGAATGTAATATCTTTTCCAGTAAAAAGATTTTCCTTAGTCACAAGTGGTGAAAAGCTTAATGACTCAGAATTTGAAAAAATTTTAGACATCTATTCATATATCTCAAAGAATTATAACATTCTTTTGTGTGCATCACTCGGCTTTCTCACTCAAGAAAGGGCAAAAAAGTTATTGAAAGCTGGGGTTGTAAAGTATCACAATAACTTAGAGACATCCAGCAAATATTTTAAAAATATCTGTTCCACCCATACTCAGCAGCAAAAGAAAGAGGCTTTAAAAATTGCAAAAGAGGCAGGGCTTCAAATCTGCAGCGGTGGAATAATCTCAATGGGTGAGGACATGATTGAAAGAATCAAACTTGCATTTGAACTAAGAGAATTAGATGTTGATTCTGTTCCTATCAACATATTAAATCCAATAAAAGGCACGCCTTTTGAAGATATGAAGATCATGGACCAAAATGAAATTTTTATCACCCTGGCACTATTTAGGATTATACTGCCAAAAAAGACCATTCTTCTTGCGGGTGGAAAGGAAAATGCACTTGGAGATATGGAAATAATGGCATATGAATGTGGAATAAATGGTTGTATGGTTGGAAATTATCTTACAACAAAGGGGATGGGAATAAGAGAGAAGATTGAGATGTTGGAATCCTTGGATTTAAAATTTCAAACCAATATGCATAAATAA
- a CDS encoding PrgI family protein yields MRTFKIPLDEKIEDKVIGGIMTWKQFLVFVVPALIGFGLFSELRFPIWLAAILEIFILVIGSAFAFLKINGDELDVFLKKLYKFYTGKRTILYRSDD; encoded by the coding sequence ATGAGAACATTTAAAATTCCGTTGGATGAGAAAATAGAGGACAAGGTCATAGGGGGTATCATGACATGGAAACAGTTTTTAGTGTTTGTCGTGCCTGCACTTATCGGTTTTGGCTTGTTCTCTGAGCTCAGGTTTCCCATTTGGCTTGCTGCAATACTTGAAATCTTTATCCTTGTTATAGGGTCTGCCTTTGCGTTTCTTAAAATCAACGGTGATGAACTGGATGTGTTTTTGAAAAAGCTTTACAAGTTCTACACAGGCAAAAGAACAATACTCTACAGGAGTGATGACTAA
- a CDS encoding TrbC/VirB2 family protein: MNKIKKVWASVSTALAFAMLQLTAFATADFSGIVEQKDTKAVVQDIVTKVKTPIQIIAVGAAVILFMVRSALLAATQDEHKQAQIKKSFGIMIIGLIGVFFAASIVGFIVNAVK; the protein is encoded by the coding sequence ATGAACAAAATTAAAAAGGTCTGGGCTTCTGTTTCAACTGCTTTGGCTTTTGCAATGCTACAGTTAACAGCATTCGCAACAGCTGATTTTTCGGGCATTGTAGAACAAAAAGATACAAAAGCAGTTGTTCAAGATATTGTTACAAAGGTTAAAACACCAATCCAAATTATAGCAGTAGGTGCAGCTGTTATTCTGTTTATGGTGCGAAGTGCACTGCTGGCAGCAACCCAGGATGAACATAAACAAGCACAAATAAAAAAATCATTTGGAATCATGATTATTGGCTTAATTGGCGTATTCTTTGCAGCATCAATTGTTGGTTTCATAGTCAATGCAGTTAAGTAA
- a CDS encoding helix-turn-helix domain-containing protein, whose product MNVHELIKKMDEIEKSVAEIKNLLYEMTKEESKGFLTVEELRRKYRIGKNFLYWLCKSNLVDFRYLNRKYYISEKSFLQYLENLRPGKTTAMPTTSKREEHNTKIVQIENKLQKYLESIK is encoded by the coding sequence ATGAATGTTCATGAACTGATAAAAAAGATGGATGAAATTGAAAAGAGTGTAGCAGAAATAAAAAATTTACTTTACGAAATGACAAAAGAAGAAAGTAAAGGCTTTTTGACTGTCGAAGAATTGAGAAGGAAATATAGGATTGGGAAAAATTTTCTGTACTGGCTTTGTAAAAGTAACCTCGTAGATTTCAGATACTTGAACAGGAAATATTACATAAGCGAAAAATCATTTCTACAATATTTAGAAAACTTAAGACCAGGAAAAACAACAGCAATGCCTACAACGTCTAAAAGAGAAGAGCATAACACTAAAATAGTTCAAATAGAGAACAAGCTTCAAAAATACTTAGAAAGTATCAAATAA
- a CDS encoding helix-turn-helix domain-containing protein, producing the protein MNYEYIREFIAKVPTYKFARLIGVHPSTIFRIKQGKQPSPGVILRILETKPQGFEIERFLGEIK; encoded by the coding sequence ATGAACTACGAATACATAAGAGAATTTATAGCCAAAGTTCCGACCTACAAATTTGCTAGGTTAATAGGTGTCCACCCGAGCACTATATTCAGGATTAAACAGGGAAAGCAACCAAGCCCGGGAGTGATACTTAGAATCCTCGAAACAAAACCACAGGGTTTCGAAATTGAAAGATTTCTGGGTGAAATAAAATGA